The nucleotide sequence TGAGGGACGCTGCTAGGAACGCATCAGTGATCTCAACGTTGAACGTTACACTACCTGTTTCTGTAAACTTCAATGCATTGCTAAGCAGATTAAGTAATACCTGTCGCAGACGCTTATCATCGACATGAACAGCAATGGGTAGATGTTCTGATATTGTGTAGATAAAATCAATTTCCTTCTGCTCAGCTTTGATCCGGCAAATTTCAGCAGTGGATGTGAGGAAATTAGGAAAGTGAAAATCTTGAGGATAAAGTTCTACTTTGCGGGCTTCAATTTTGGCAAGATCAAGCACATCGTTGATCAATGTAAGTAAATGAGAGCCGCATTGGTGGATGGTATTAATTCCCTTAAGCTGTTTATCAGTGATTTCTGAGTCGCGCTGGAGAATTTGGGCATAGCCAAGAATTCCGTTTAGAGGAGTCCGCAGCTCGTGGTTCATGTTAGCGAGAAATTCGCTCTTTGCCTGACTTGCCACTTCAGCCGCTTCTTTTGCTTGTTCTAATTCGATCGCTCGTTCTGCCTGTTCTTGCAGCAAGTGTTTAACTCGCTGAATTAACTGATTTAATGAGTTTGTTAATGTCCCAACTTCGTCCTGGGTTGTAATGGGAGCTTGCAGATCAAAATTAGAGTCTTGAGTGACTTGTTGTGCAACGTGAGTCACACTCTGTAAAGGACGAGCAATCGCACGACTGGTGAAGCTTGCTAGGAGTGTGGCGATCACTGCTGACAACAGGATTCCACCCATAATAATTCGCAGCCTTAATGCTTGCGCTAGAGCAAATTCTGCCTTTGCCTGTTCGTGTTGCTGCTCGGCGACCTTGATGTTCTTCTGCAAGTGTTCAGCTAAACGCTCAAACGCAATTCCAATTTGAGCGGCTGCACCTGTATGAATGCTTTCTAGAAGCTGTTGTCGCGCAATTGGAATATCTTTATGAGAGATATTAGCCGGATCGAGACCCTGCCAAAGTTGGAGGGTTAACTTTTGGTACGACTCAGCAACAGTTCTATATTCTTTCGCAAGCTCTTCAAGGGCAGTACGGTTCACTGCTGCAGTCTGGCTCTGCTCAGCAAAAGTCGATAGTGCTGTGGTCAATTCAAGAGTGCGCTGCATATCATCCTGAAACTTAACCGTTTCGTACTCGAACCAAACCGAACTACCAAGTACGGCACTCAACCGCTGTGGGTGAGATCGAACTTCTAGAACATATTTCTCCAGGGCATTCAACA is from Trichocoleus sp. and encodes:
- a CDS encoding ATP-binding protein, translating into MPVFKWSRWLSRKCDYSIIRLGIAQKIGYSFALILGTSIVGTSIGLVIGEVYERQALQELTLADTQQHLLNALEKYVLEVRSHPQRLSAVLGSSVWFEYETVKFQDDMQRTLELTTALSTFAEQSQTAAVNRTALEELAKEYRTVAESYQKLTLQLWQGLDPANISHKDIPIARQQLLESIHTGAAAQIGIAFERLAEHLQKNIKVAEQQHEQAKAEFALAQALRLRIIMGGILLSAVIATLLASFTSRAIARPLQSVTHVAQQVTQDSNFDLQAPITTQDEVGTLTNSLNQLIQRVKHLLQEQAERAIELEQAKEAAEVASQAKSEFLANMNHELRTPLNGILGYAQILQRDSEITDKQLKGINTIHQCGSHLLTLINDVLDLAKIEARKVELYPQDFHFPNFLTSTAEICRIKAEQKEIDFIYTISEHLPIAVHVDDKRLRQVLLNLLSNALKFTETGSVTFNVEITDAFLAASLTRIRFSVKDTGVGVPPEELEKIFLPFEQTGSREQKQEGTGLGLAISQQIVQMMGGEIQVKSVLGQGSAFWFELDLPKAQEWIEPENHPSIVSKIVGCKGDRRTILVVDDHEENRSVLVNMLEPLGFRVIEATNGQAGLDQTLKQHPNLIITDVLMPDMDGLEMTRLLRQIPECVNLPIIASPATVSQIKQQESLDAGCNSFLPKPIEFESLLQELQTHLGVQWVYEAPLNSNATKTATASVEEMVIPLAHELVALHKAAKAGLVRNVQQAANELKQMNPRYAPFAKHLLELAQKFEIEAILQLIDQYV